A stretch of the Danio rerio strain Tuebingen ecotype United States chromosome 18, GRCz12tu, whole genome shotgun sequence genome encodes the following:
- the LOC141378818 gene encoding uncharacterized protein, whose protein sequence is MEIVKRENIEIQNSVIVSGLTLSALDEELEDYLKRYGSVKSNLLIDNPESEYHHNTIVEFDCDTAMSNLEPSLPMDIQSTQDSNAVFHVRSLGSVYASAASSSLTEGYLESLVAIAQSSGKPLQDVLQMELQKMNALKLPASDSPRPDTPVQMIPEAENPVKESTPDKSPYYSISHNASTADTISLNLPTNALNPPGIQRVVLEHVVKTSDAVYSSNAAYRLKAFSGRSPRQNTEPDFETWRASIDFLINDQSLSDSHKTRKILDSLLPPASDVVRHVGPDVSPTKCLELLESVYGSVEDADELLVKFISTLQNQGEKPSAYLHRLHVMLSATIRRGGVTEAERKGYLLKQFCRGCWDNNLISDLQLERRKAAPPSFAELIVLIRTAEDKLLLKEERMKKHLGINKHVSFPVKFRTATHQQSVYYADAIDEPKVEENNHESLRQKSAKPKSKSDQSELDALKKEVAKLQAKISSMMADPIRENKKKASSDANEFNQLKKQVAELQAHLVPVVQGRCFEKSPVSKNFPVRHRPKVMGPEMHKEERPTWNSTNRPHPGYCFQCGEDGHLAIHCKNAPNPQRVEEKRRELRDRQAAWDLQNSLN, encoded by the coding sequence atggaaATTGTCAAGCGTGAAAATATTGAAATTCAGAATTCTGTTATTGTCAGTGGCTTAACACTCTCTGCTCTAGATGAAGAGTTAGAAGATTATCTGAAAAGATATGGATCAGTCAAAAGTAACTTACTTATTGATAATCCAGAATCAGAATATCATCATAATACAATTGTGGAGTTCGACTGTGATACTGCAATGAGTAATTTGGAGCCCTCTCTCCCTATGGATATCCAAAGTACACAGGATTCAAATGCTGTCTTTCATGTTCGCAGCCTAGGGAGCGTGTATGCCTCTGCAGCCAGCAGCAGTCTAACTGAAGGTTACTTGGAGAGTCTGGTAGCCATTGCCCAATCCAGCGGAAAGCCTCTGCAGGATGTTCTACAAATGGAGCTGCAAAAGATGAATGCTTTGAAGCTTCCAGCATCTGACTCCCCTAGACCTGATACACCTGTGCAAATGATTCCAGAAGCTGAAAACCCTGTCAAGGAAAGCACACCAGATAAGTCACCCTACTATTCTATAAGCCACAATGCTAGTACTGCAGACACCATATCCTTGAATCTACCTACAAATGCTCTGAATCCCCCTGGCATTCAACGAGTAGTCTTAGAACATGTTGTGAAAACCAGTGATGCCGTTTATTCTTCAAATGCTGCTTACCGTCTCAAAGCCTTCTCAGGAAGAAGCCCAAGACAGAACACTGAACCAGATTTTGAAACTTGGAGGGCCAGCATTGACTTTCTGATTAATGACCAGTCCCTTTCTGATTCGCACAAAACCCGAAAAATTCTTGACAGCCTGCTGCCCCCAGCCTCAGATGTTGTCCGGCATGTTGGTCCAGATGTATCACCAACCAAATGCCTTGAACTTTTAGAATCTGTGTATGGCTCAGTGGAGGATGCTGATGAGCTGCTAGTGAAGTTTATAAGCACTCTGCAGAACCAGGGAGAAAAACCGTCAGCCTACCTGCATCGTCTTCATGTAATGTTAAGCGCTACAATCCGACGAGGTGGTGTTACAGAGGCTGAACGCAAAGGCTATCTTCTCAAACAATTCTGTCGTGGCTGCTGGGACAACAATTTGATTTCAGATCTGCAGCTGGAGCGAAGAAAAGCCGCACCCCCCTCTTTTGCTGAACTCATCGTACTCATCCGTACTGCAGAAGACAAACTGTtgttaaaagaagaaagaatgaaaaaacaTCTTGGAATAAATAAGCATGTTTCTTTTCCAGTCAAGTTCCGAACAGCCACTCACCAACAGTCTGTCTATTATGCTGATGCAATTGATGAGCCCAAAGTTGAAGAGAACAATCATGAGAGTCTGAGGCAGAAGTCAGCTAAGCCTAAAAGTAAATCTGATCAGTCTGAATTGGATGCACTGAAGAAAGAAGTCGCAAAGCTGCAGGCCAAGATTTCTTCGATGATGGCTGACCCTATcagagaaaataaaaagaaagcttCCTCTGATGCCAATGAATTTAATCAACTGAAGAAACAAGTTGCTGAACTACAGGCTCATCTTGTACCAGTAGTGCAAGGGAGATGTTTTGAGAAATCTCCAGTTTCTAAAAATTTCCCTGTGAGACACAGACCCAAGGTAATGGGACCAGAGATGCATAAAGAGGAAAGACCCACCTGGAACTCTACCAATAGACCTCATCCTGGTTACTGCTTTCAGTGTGGAGAAGATGGTCATCTAGCAATCCACTGCAAAAATGCTCCAAACCCCCAAAGAGTTGAAGAAAAGCGCCGTGAGCTGAGGGACAGACAAGCTGCATGGGATCTACAGAATTCTTTAAACTGA